Genomic DNA from Marnyiella aurantia:
TGACAAAAACTCCAATGGAGAAATAGAAGAAAGTGAAGTTTTGGAGACAAAAAAACTTAGACTTGACGAAAAAAATATTTCTGATATTTCTGGACTTGAAAAGTTTAAAAATTTGACTTATCTAAATTTAAGAAAAAATCAAATTTCGGATTTTTCAAAACTTAACAAGTTAGAAAGTTTAGAAGAATTAATAATTGGTGATAACAAAAACGTTGAAAAACTTAATCTTAAAAATCTAAATAATCTTGTTGGGCTTTATGCATTCAGACTTGGTTTAAAAGAAATAAAACTAAATTCATCAAAGATTAAAAATTTATACTTGCAGGACAATGAATTTTTAAAATTTGAAACAAAAAAATTCCCTGAATTATATACATTAAATTTGGACGGTTGCAAACAATTAACAGAATTAGATCTGACTCAAAATCCTAATCTTGGACAGATTTACCTTTTAAATACTGCAATAAAAAAACTAAATGTTGCAGGAAATCCTGTTTTGAAAACTATGTATATAGAAAATGAAGTTGAATTATTAAAAAACAAAAATCAAGAAAGATTAAAACCAGCACCAATAATTATTCAAAACTAAAAACGTCTGCTAACAAGGGTAACCGTTGCACAACTTCAAACTTCAGCGTCTAGTTCTTGGAAACCTATAAAAACAACCTCTTTTAAAGCGATTTAAGAGAGGTTTTTGTTTTTGCCGGTGAAAGTTTTCGGATTTTCCGGTGGCTTAAATTTGAACAGGTGAAGCCGTGGCGAGGAGGTACCGCCAAACCCAAACTTCCCTTTTGGAAGGTTCATGATTTGAATGTTGCGGTGAATTTTGCGGGTAATAAACTTCAGGTATTTTTTCAGGTTGTAGGTCAGCGCAGCCATCAGGACGTGTTTGTTGGCTTGACTCATGCCGCGGGAATTAATCCGTTTCATGTTGTGATGGTTGATGAGGGTTCCCAGCACCGGCTCTACGCGCGAACTCCGCCGCTTGGTAAGGAAACGTGTGTAATTGGGATCGCGCCGCAGTTTTTCGTGCATTTCATCGTACAGGGGTTTGTGGATGCTGTCTTCTATCTTCTTGAACTTCGTGACCTTGCCGCAACACTCCGCTCTCAGCGGGCAGTCACTACAGGCGCGCTCGCTGCTGCGGTAACTCTTCTTTCGGTAACCCTTGCTGTCGGTCAGGATTCTTTTGAAGGGCAAAACGGCATGGTTTCCGCCTTTTTGGGTGCAGCGGTAATAATCTTCTTCTTCACTTTCTCCTTTTACAAATTCAAACCCTTCCCGCTCGGGCTTGTATTGCCCGAAGTTTGGGATGTAGGCATTGATGCCTCTTTCTTTGCAGTACTTTAAAGACTCGCCGCTGCTGTAGCCGGCATCGGCTAGGACTTCTTCGGTCTGCATTTGGTTAAGGGAAAGATTTTCAAGCGTCTGGTTCATAATCTCCGGGAAGATCACGCTGTCTTTGCTGCCCGAAGTACTCGCGCAGGCGCCGGTAATTACATGATGCGCATCGTCCACAGCCAGCTGTCCGGAATAATTTAATTGGCGTGCTTTACCGGGTTTTACCGAGATTTTCGCATCGGGATCGGTTGGGCTGTAATGGGTGTGGTTGCTCAGGTATTTGGGGCGGATGGTATTGCCGTCCTCGTCTTTTCTTTCGCTTCTATTGTTGCCGGGCATGCCTTTGTAGGCTTCTTCTTTCCAGGCGTGGTGCTGCTCCACCAGTTTCTTTCGGGTGGATGTGGTTTTAAATTCGCTGTTTTCTTCCAGCTCATCCACGAACGCCGAAGCATCCTCCAGAACTTCTTTTTCCACCAAAGAGTCCATACTTGCATTGGCTTTGATGAAGGCCGAGTCCACGGCCTGCCGTTTGCCCCGGACCATTCCTTTCTCCACACAAAGCGAAAGGACTTTCCTGAAGAGTTCCAGAAAAAGTTCCTCACCAAAAAGCTGCCGTGTACGGCTCAGCGTGGAATGCCAGGGAAGTTCCTCGTCCAGGTCATACCCCAGAAAGAGGCGCACATCCAGGCTGTTGCTGCAATACCGCAGTAAAGCCCGGTCGCTGTTGATGTTGTTGAGATAGCCTACCAGCAGGATCTTAAAGAAAACCACGGGATCAATGCTGGCCTGACCTTCTTTCCCGTAATAGTTTCTGGTGGCTTTGTAGGGAAAATCCAAACCGAGTTCAGACTGGATTTTCCTGTAGAAATTATCTTCCGGCACCAAGGCGTCCAGACTGAGCTGATAGAAGATCTTCGGTGTGAATTTTTTCTTTCCCTGCATAATTAAAATTAGAAAAAATATTCTGCATATACAACTGTTTTTCAACTATTTATAACAATATAAATGCGGTTTAAGCTGCAGTCCACCCTTTTTAAGTATATTTGATTGAAGTTGTGCAACAGGCACAATGTATTTCTATTAGCGGGGTTGAAGTTTACATCATGAAGATTTTCGCTTGTTGTTCATTTTGTTATATTTACAAAAACCCGTTATCATAATCCCCGCCAACAGAAATACCCAAACGTTACCAGTAATGCTATGACAGACTACGAACTTAAAAATATCGACCCAGACGACATTAACGATTTACTCGTTAAGGTTGAAAAGTCATTTAACATTAAGTTTGGCGACACTGAACTAATGCATATTTCGAGTTTTGGTGAACTCTGTGACCACATAGCAAATAAAATCCAACTTGACAATTCTGACGACTGCACAAGTCAACAAGCATTTTATAAAATACGTGACGCAATTTCATCGACACTTCAAATCGACAATAAAACAATCTCGACTGACTTTGCACTTGTTGACCTATTACCACGACAAAGCAGACGATCAAGAACTAAGAAATTAGAAAAGCATTTAGGTATTAAACTTAACATTTTGCGACCACCTCACTGGATGACAGTAACTCTCGTAATTATATTTCTTGCGTCTCTAATTGGACTTTACTTTATGTGGCAAATAGGGCTTTCAGGACTTTTATTTTCAATCGGTGGACTTTGGCTCGCAAACAAAATTGGAAGCGAGCTTGACTTGCAAACGGTCGGACAAGTTGCAGAAAAAATGACACGAGAAAATTACTTAAAGTCAAGAAGAAACCCAAGGACATTTAATAAAAATGAAATTGAAAAAGTATTGACTGAATGGTTCAGTGAAGAATTTGATTTAGACAAAAATAAATTATCGAGAGAAGCAAAATTTGTATGACAAAAAGAGAAAGCACCTACTGGTAATAACTAAGCTTTCGTCTTGTCCGCAGGACACGAAATCGAAGATTCGCCGAAGGCAGATGAAAGCCCGTTGAACGGAACTTTCGGGAGCTTTCTGGCAGTCTATGGAGTTTTCGTTTTTAGATTTTATATACACAAAGCAGTTTTTCGGAATGACTGCTTTTTTTGTGGCATTTGGTAGCCGTTTAGGAGTGTTTCCTGCGGTTTTCTTCGCTGCAGAACACAGATTACCTTACCCGCAAAGTTTAGTTCGCAGACAAGGGTTGGGGAACGAAAAGATATTCCGGTGGCGGACCACGCTGTCCGAAAACGGTAATAGTCACCAGATTTCCCGTTTTACAGCACCGGCATTTATTGAGCAGCGTTTTGGGTTTTACCTCCGGGATCTTGATCTTTAAATCTGACTGTAAATTCTGCAGTTTTCCACGCTTCCAGCTGCTGCTCAGCAGGCCATAGTGCCGGATCCGTACAAACCTTTTGGGCAGAATATGCATTGAAATCCTCCTGACAAACTCTGTGTTTGCAATAGTCATTTCCTTTTTAGAGAATTTTTATTACTTTGGTCCTTGTACGTTGCTTGCTTCGGCAACCCTCAAAACACCGATATAAACAAACTATAATATGATGAAAATCAAAACTGCCGTCATCGCACTTCTGTTTGCGGGACTGACCTATGCGCAGGAGAATATCACCTACAGGCAGCCCTCTGCAGAAATCCTTCAGCTTGCCGATTATCAGCGCGCTCCGGGCGTGATTATGAACAGTAAAAAAGACTGGATGGTCTTTACGTACCGAAATACATACAAATCACTGGACGAACTTAATCAGCCGGAAATGAAACTGGCTGGCCTGCGTGTAAACCCGGTGACGAACATTGGGAGTACTGTTACGTACATTACTA
This window encodes:
- a CDS encoding leucine-rich repeat domain-containing protein, with amino-acid sequence MKKFLSLTLFSFFILNCNAQKMYIKDNNLKRALIEQIDKNSNGEIEESEVLETKKLRLDEKNISDISGLEKFKNLTYLNLRKNQISDFSKLNKLESLEELIIGDNKNVEKLNLKNLNNLVGLYAFRLGLKEIKLNSSKIKNLYLQDNEFLKFETKKFPELYTLNLDGCKQLTELDLTQNPNLGQIYLLNTAIKKLNVAGNPVLKTMYIENEVELLKNKNQERLKPAPIIIQN
- a CDS encoding IS1182 family transposase → MQGKKKFTPKIFYQLSLDALVPEDNFYRKIQSELGLDFPYKATRNYYGKEGQASIDPVVFFKILLVGYLNNINSDRALLRYCSNSLDVRLFLGYDLDEELPWHSTLSRTRQLFGEELFLELFRKVLSLCVEKGMVRGKRQAVDSAFIKANASMDSLVEKEVLEDASAFVDELEENSEFKTTSTRKKLVEQHHAWKEEAYKGMPGNNRSERKDEDGNTIRPKYLSNHTHYSPTDPDAKISVKPGKARQLNYSGQLAVDDAHHVITGACASTSGSKDSVIFPEIMNQTLENLSLNQMQTEEVLADAGYSSGESLKYCKERGINAYIPNFGQYKPEREGFEFVKGESEEEDYYRCTQKGGNHAVLPFKRILTDSKGYRKKSYRSSERACSDCPLRAECCGKVTKFKKIEDSIHKPLYDEMHEKLRRDPNYTRFLTKRRSSRVEPVLGTLINHHNMKRINSRGMSQANKHVLMAALTYNLKKYLKFITRKIHRNIQIMNLPKGKFGFGGTSSPRLHLFKFKPPENPKTFTGKNKNLS